From Coturnix japonica isolate 7356 chromosome 3, Coturnix japonica 2.1, whole genome shotgun sequence, the proteins below share one genomic window:
- the GNPAT gene encoding dihydroxyacetone phosphate acyltransferase isoform X2, with protein MAPPTARCPRPPPRPPQRAGQPGRGGAGPWEPQLGGRAAQRGAGRRGGARRAMAAAAVAMAAGRARRGTPMFSKELTSKKRDEFEDILEERRLSSDLRYAMKCFTPVIYKGLSPCKPNAIKSVVLQSEQVQYVIKQLAKEMGESPDIIQEEAMEILDEMGHSMQLGAVRFFAFTLSKIFKQLFQRVCVNEEGMQRLQHAIQEHPVVLLPSHRSYVDFLMLSYLLYTYDLALPVIAAGIDFLGMKIVGELLRRAGAFFMRRSFGGNRLYWAVFAEYVKTMLRNGYAPIEFFLEGTRSRTAKTLTPKFGLLSIVMEPFFKREVFDTYLVPISISYERILEESLYAYELLGVPKPKESTSGLLKARRILSDNFGTIHIYVGQPVSLRTLASGRINLCPYNLVPRHLPQKPTEDIQEFVSDVAYKMELLQIENMVLSPWVLVAAVLLQNLPAMDFELLIEKTVWLKGLTQAFGGFIEWPDNLCAKKAVMSGLTLHSNIARLVNGHVVLNDKGEEDGAVGEVVFKRALVILMCSTYRNQLLNVFVRPSLVALALQMTRSLRKEEVYSSFSFLRDVFSNEFIFFPGISLKDFEEGCFLLTKCDAIQTTQQEIYPTDKGSAVVSFLSAMFRPFVEGYQLIFRYLSKETKEAFTEKQFIPGVRNFVFQLLEKGTTQCYEALSSDMQKNALAALVQLGAVKKKKLSNGFSYSVNQETIHKILDVFDARTPVQKPMAARL; from the exons ATGGCGCCGCCCACGGCGCGGTGCCCCCGCCCTCCCCCGCGCCCGCCTCAGCGCGCCGGGCAGCCGGGccggggcggcgcggggccaTGGGAGCCGCAGCTCGGGGGTAGGGCGGCCcagcggggagcggggcggcgcggcggcGCTCGCAGAGccatggcggcggcggcggtggcgATGGCGGCCGGGCGGGCGCGGCGAGGGACGCCCATGTTCTCG AAAGAGCTCACgtcaaagaaaagagatgagttTGAAGATATCTTGGAGGAAAGACGGTTGTCCAGTGACTTGAGATATGCAATGAAATGTTTTACACCTGTGATCTATAAAGGACTTTCACCTTGCAAGCCAAATGCTATTAAAAGTGTTGTTCTCCAATCGGAGCAGGTTCAATATGTTATCAAGCAG tTAGCAAAAGAAATGGGAGAATCGCCTGATATTATTCAAGAAGAAGCCATGGAAATCCTGGATGAGATGGGTCACAGTATGCAATTAGGAGCTGTCAGATTTTTTGCCTTTACTCTGagcaaaatatttaagcagCTATTCCAGAGAGTTTGTGTGAACGAAGAAGGAATGCAGAGA ttgcaACATGCCATTCAAGAGCACCCAGTTGTACTGCTGCCCAGTCACCGAAGCTATGTAGACTTTTTGATGCTGTCTTATTTGCTATATACGTATGACTTGGCTTTGCCTGTCATTGCAGCAGGAATAG ATTTCCTAGGAATGAAGATAGTTGGTGAGCTGCTACGAAGGGCAGGTGCCTTTTTTATGCGACGTTCCTTCGGTGGCAACAGACTCTATTGGGCAGTTTTTGCTGAATATGTAAAAACTATGTTAAGG AACGGCTACGCCCCAATTGAGTTTTTTCTTGAAGGAACTAGGAGCCGCACTGCTAAGACTCTGACTCCAAAGTTTG GTCTTCTCAGCATTGTGATGGAACCATTTTTTAAACGTGAAGTCTTTGACACGTACCTTGTTCCCATCAGCATCAGCTATGAGAGGATATTAGAAGAATCTCTTTATGCATATGAACTCCTAGGAGTCCCAAAGCCCAAAGAATCTACATCT gGGTTGTTAAAGGCCAGAAGAATCCTCAGTGACAACTTTGGTACCATACATATCTATGTTGGCCAGCCGGTATCACTTAGAACGTTGGCTTCTGGGAGAATCAATCTATGCCCATATAATTTAGTTCCCAG GCATCTTCCACAAAAGCCaactgaagatattcaagaatTTGTCAGTGACGTAGCTTATAAAATGGAACTCctgcaaatagaaaatatgGTTTTGAGCCCGTGGGTGCtagttgctgctgttctgctccagAATTTGCCTGCCATGGATTTTGAGCTTCTAATAGAAAAGACTGTGTGGCTCAAAGGCTTAACTCAGGCTTTTGGAGGATTCATTGAATGGCCTG ATAATCTGTGTGCCAAAAAAGCAGTTATGTCCGGCCTCACCCTGCACTCCAACATTGCGCGCCTCGTCAATGGCCACGTGGTCCTTAAtgacaaaggagaagaagaTGGAGCCGTAGGGGAAGTAGTCTTTAAGCGAGCTTTGGTCATCCTCATGTGTAGCACCTACAGAAACCAGTTACTGAATGTGTTTGTGCGTCCATCTCTGGTGGCACTTGCCTTGCAAATGACACGCAGCTTAAGGAAAG aggaagtctacagcagcttcagcttctTGAGAGATGTTTTCTCTAATGAGTTCATCTTCTTTCCTGGTATTTCATTGAAG GATTTTGAGGAAGGatgttttcttctcacaaaATGCGATGCGATTCAAACAACTCAACAGGAAATCTACCCTACCGACAAAGGAAGTGCTGTAGTATCTTTCTTGTCAGCCATGTTCAGACCATTTGTGGAAGGCTATCAG TTAATTTTCAGATACCtgtcaaaagaaacaaaagaagcctTTACTGAGAAGCAGTTTATACCTGGAGTTCgcaactttgtttttcagctcctTGAGAAGG GGACTACGCAGTGTTATGAAGCGCTGTCTTCTGACATGCAAAAAAATGCCTTAGCAGCTCTTGTGCAATTAGGTGCcgtgaagaagaagaaact GTCCAATGGATTCTCCTACAGTGTAAACCAAGAGACTATCCATAAAATCCTGGATGTGTTTG ATGCCAGGACACCTGTACAGAAGCCCATGGCTGCACGGCTCTGA
- the PDCD2 gene encoding programmed cell death protein 2, whose protein sequence is MAGGVELGFAEPVGPDGVWRLRSAQFPSKVGGRPAWLGEAGLPGSDALRCGRCLQPRAFLLQLYAPLPGRPDAFHRSLFVFACRGAACYRLPGPAGPLCAFRNQLPRRNATYPEEPPSERPPPRPEPIPRRLRSGAALCRVCGCLGPRACGRCRRAAYCGPEHQAMDWKRGHRRYCGTDRDAGATEDAEQDHNEFLFPEYEILIEPEEAELPADSAVDPNNGKGAVGASKELEQEESRVTSTTSEALDEQTLEAMAKHETKEDKIFQAFKDRITAEPEQIIRYCRGGEGPVWVSGENIPEEKDIPNCSCGAKRVFEFQIMPQLLNHLKVDSLGESIDWGTLVVYTCAENCSAENKYAEEFIWKQDFSVDSTELPLSS, encoded by the exons ATGGCGGGCGGCGTGGAGCTGGGCTTCGCAGAGCCGGTGGGCCCGGACGGCGTCTGGCGGCTGCGCAGCGCCCAGTTCCCCAGCAAGGTCGGGGGGCGGCCGGCGTGGCTGGGCGAGGCCGGGCTGCCGGGTTCGGACGCGCTGCGCTGCGGCCGCTGCCTGCAGCCCCGcgccttcctgctgcagctgtacGCCCCGCTGCCCGGCCGCCCCGACGCCTTCCACCGCTCTCTCTTCGTCTTCGCCTGCCGCGGCGCCGCCTGTTACCGCCTGCCGGGCCCGGCGGGGCCGCTGTGCG CGTTCCGGAACCAGCTGCCGCGCCGCAACGCCACCTACCCCGAGGAGCCGCCGTCCGAACGGCCCCCGCCGAGACCCGAGCCCATCCCGCGGCGGCTCCGCAGCGGCGCCGCTCTGTGCCGCGTGTGCGGCTGCCTGGGACCACGCGCCTGCGGCCGCTGCCGCCGCGCCGCCTATTGCGGACCCGAGCACCAGGCGATGGACTGGAAGCGGGGGCATCGCCGCTACTGCGGGACGGACCGGGATGCAG gTGCCACTGAGGACGCAGAGCAGGACCACAACGAATTCCTGTTTCCAGAATATGAGATTCTGATAGAACCCGAGGAAGCAGAGCTTCCTGCTGACAGCGCTGTGGATCCCAACAATGGgaaaggagctgtgggtgcaTCCAAGGAACTGGAacaagaggaaagcagagtCACGAGCACTACAA GTGAAGCGTTAGATGAACAGACATTAGAAGCAATGGCAAAACATGAGACTAAAGAAGACAAGATCTTCCAAGCCTTTAAAGATCGAATAACTGCTGAGCCAGAGCAG ATAATCAGATactgcagaggaggagaaggcCCAGTCTGGGTATCGGGTGAAAAtattcctgaagaaaaagatatcCCAAATTGCTCGTGTGGTGCCAAGAGGGTATTTGAATTCCAG ATAATGCCACAGCTCCTGAACCACCTTAAGGTTGACAGCCTTGGGGAGAGCATTGACTGGGGAACACTGGTGGTCTACACGTGTGCTGAGAACTGCAGTGCAGAAAACAAGTATGCTGAGGAGTTCATATGGAAACAAGACTTCTCTGTAGACTCTACTGAACTT
- the C3H1orf131 gene encoding uncharacterized protein C1orf131 homolog codes for MGSSEPCRRLEEVLGALYDLGDEPRVRGATEDSEANEEEEKEEEESREAQPAAPSDAGGADRERRSARGFFGGLREEMLRTATTPPPTQVEVVVFRARKRKARPGPAPAAPGDGTQNSTVAEKKNVNKQEFNFEKARLEVHRFGITGYEKQEQRIWERERAIMLGAKPPKKEHINYKKYQEKMKAKKTTEGEDKGQVHKGGSLKKKKVLKERKTKRKRSVPSIWPAGQVGKFRDGTLILQSGDIKKIKSTKVIK; via the exons ATGGGGTCGTCGGAGCCTTGTCGGCGGCTGGAGGAGGTGCTCGGCGCTCTATACGACCTGG GTGACGAGCCCCGCGTCCGGGGTGCGACGGAAGACAGCGAGGCtaatgaggaggaggagaaggaggaggaggagagccGGGAAGCGCAGCCCGCAGCCCCGAGCGATGCCGGCGGGGCGGACAGAGAGCGGCGCAGCGCCCGAGGGTTCTTCGGGGGGCTGCGGGAGGAGATGCTCCGCACCGCCACAACGCCGCCCCCCACCCaggtggaggtggtggtgttCAGAGCCAGGAAGAGGAAAGCgaggcccggccccgctccggcTGCACCCGGAGACGGCACCCAG AACTCAACAgtggctgaaaagaaaaatgtgaacaaGCAAGAATTTAACTTCGAAAAA GCTCGTTTGGAAGTGCACAGGTTTGGAATCACTGGCTATGAGAAGCAGGAACAGCGTATATGGGAACGGGAACGTGCAATCATGCTGGGAGCCAAG CCTCCCAAAAAGGAACACATCAACTACAAGAAATAccaggagaaaatgaaggcgaagaaaacaacagagggTGAAGATAAGGGACAG GTACATAAAGGTGGTtctctgaagaagaagaaagtcttGAAGGAGAG GAAGACCAAAAGGAAGAGATCGGTGCCTAGCATTTGGCCTGCAGGACAAGTTGGAAAATTCAGAGATGGGACCTTGATTCTACAAAGCGGTgacataaagaaaattaaatcaactAAAGTTATCAAATAA
- the GNPAT gene encoding dihydroxyacetone phosphate acyltransferase isoform X1, giving the protein MAPPTARCPRPPPRPPQRAGQPGRGGAGPWEPQLGGRAAQRGAGRRGGARRAMAAAAVAMAAGRARRGTPMFSQKELTSKKRDEFEDILEERRLSSDLRYAMKCFTPVIYKGLSPCKPNAIKSVVLQSEQVQYVIKQLAKEMGESPDIIQEEAMEILDEMGHSMQLGAVRFFAFTLSKIFKQLFQRVCVNEEGMQRLQHAIQEHPVVLLPSHRSYVDFLMLSYLLYTYDLALPVIAAGIDFLGMKIVGELLRRAGAFFMRRSFGGNRLYWAVFAEYVKTMLRNGYAPIEFFLEGTRSRTAKTLTPKFGLLSIVMEPFFKREVFDTYLVPISISYERILEESLYAYELLGVPKPKESTSGLLKARRILSDNFGTIHIYVGQPVSLRTLASGRINLCPYNLVPRHLPQKPTEDIQEFVSDVAYKMELLQIENMVLSPWVLVAAVLLQNLPAMDFELLIEKTVWLKGLTQAFGGFIEWPDNLCAKKAVMSGLTLHSNIARLVNGHVVLNDKGEEDGAVGEVVFKRALVILMCSTYRNQLLNVFVRPSLVALALQMTRSLRKEEVYSSFSFLRDVFSNEFIFFPGISLKDFEEGCFLLTKCDAIQTTQQEIYPTDKGSAVVSFLSAMFRPFVEGYQLIFRYLSKETKEAFTEKQFIPGVRNFVFQLLEKGTTQCYEALSSDMQKNALAALVQLGAVKKKKLSNGFSYSVNQETIHKILDVFDARTPVQKPMAARL; this is encoded by the exons ATGGCGCCGCCCACGGCGCGGTGCCCCCGCCCTCCCCCGCGCCCGCCTCAGCGCGCCGGGCAGCCGGGccggggcggcgcggggccaTGGGAGCCGCAGCTCGGGGGTAGGGCGGCCcagcggggagcggggcggcgcggcggcGCTCGCAGAGccatggcggcggcggcggtggcgATGGCGGCCGGGCGGGCGCGGCGAGGGACGCCCATGTTCTCG CAGAAAGAGCTCACgtcaaagaaaagagatgagttTGAAGATATCTTGGAGGAAAGACGGTTGTCCAGTGACTTGAGATATGCAATGAAATGTTTTACACCTGTGATCTATAAAGGACTTTCACCTTGCAAGCCAAATGCTATTAAAAGTGTTGTTCTCCAATCGGAGCAGGTTCAATATGTTATCAAGCAG tTAGCAAAAGAAATGGGAGAATCGCCTGATATTATTCAAGAAGAAGCCATGGAAATCCTGGATGAGATGGGTCACAGTATGCAATTAGGAGCTGTCAGATTTTTTGCCTTTACTCTGagcaaaatatttaagcagCTATTCCAGAGAGTTTGTGTGAACGAAGAAGGAATGCAGAGA ttgcaACATGCCATTCAAGAGCACCCAGTTGTACTGCTGCCCAGTCACCGAAGCTATGTAGACTTTTTGATGCTGTCTTATTTGCTATATACGTATGACTTGGCTTTGCCTGTCATTGCAGCAGGAATAG ATTTCCTAGGAATGAAGATAGTTGGTGAGCTGCTACGAAGGGCAGGTGCCTTTTTTATGCGACGTTCCTTCGGTGGCAACAGACTCTATTGGGCAGTTTTTGCTGAATATGTAAAAACTATGTTAAGG AACGGCTACGCCCCAATTGAGTTTTTTCTTGAAGGAACTAGGAGCCGCACTGCTAAGACTCTGACTCCAAAGTTTG GTCTTCTCAGCATTGTGATGGAACCATTTTTTAAACGTGAAGTCTTTGACACGTACCTTGTTCCCATCAGCATCAGCTATGAGAGGATATTAGAAGAATCTCTTTATGCATATGAACTCCTAGGAGTCCCAAAGCCCAAAGAATCTACATCT gGGTTGTTAAAGGCCAGAAGAATCCTCAGTGACAACTTTGGTACCATACATATCTATGTTGGCCAGCCGGTATCACTTAGAACGTTGGCTTCTGGGAGAATCAATCTATGCCCATATAATTTAGTTCCCAG GCATCTTCCACAAAAGCCaactgaagatattcaagaatTTGTCAGTGACGTAGCTTATAAAATGGAACTCctgcaaatagaaaatatgGTTTTGAGCCCGTGGGTGCtagttgctgctgttctgctccagAATTTGCCTGCCATGGATTTTGAGCTTCTAATAGAAAAGACTGTGTGGCTCAAAGGCTTAACTCAGGCTTTTGGAGGATTCATTGAATGGCCTG ATAATCTGTGTGCCAAAAAAGCAGTTATGTCCGGCCTCACCCTGCACTCCAACATTGCGCGCCTCGTCAATGGCCACGTGGTCCTTAAtgacaaaggagaagaagaTGGAGCCGTAGGGGAAGTAGTCTTTAAGCGAGCTTTGGTCATCCTCATGTGTAGCACCTACAGAAACCAGTTACTGAATGTGTTTGTGCGTCCATCTCTGGTGGCACTTGCCTTGCAAATGACACGCAGCTTAAGGAAAG aggaagtctacagcagcttcagcttctTGAGAGATGTTTTCTCTAATGAGTTCATCTTCTTTCCTGGTATTTCATTGAAG GATTTTGAGGAAGGatgttttcttctcacaaaATGCGATGCGATTCAAACAACTCAACAGGAAATCTACCCTACCGACAAAGGAAGTGCTGTAGTATCTTTCTTGTCAGCCATGTTCAGACCATTTGTGGAAGGCTATCAG TTAATTTTCAGATACCtgtcaaaagaaacaaaagaagcctTTACTGAGAAGCAGTTTATACCTGGAGTTCgcaactttgtttttcagctcctTGAGAAGG GGACTACGCAGTGTTATGAAGCGCTGTCTTCTGACATGCAAAAAAATGCCTTAGCAGCTCTTGTGCAATTAGGTGCcgtgaagaagaagaaact GTCCAATGGATTCTCCTACAGTGTAAACCAAGAGACTATCCATAAAATCCTGGATGTGTTTG ATGCCAGGACACCTGTACAGAAGCCCATGGCTGCACGGCTCTGA